The Myxococcales bacterium nucleotide sequence AGCACAGCCTGCTTTGAAGTTAGGGGACTAGTCTGCTTCGTCGTCCTCGTCACCTTTGTACGAGCCCAGCCATCCGCGGCGCCGGAAGTATACCAGCATGCCAATGCCGACGGCGGCCATTAACCCCAGTAGTAAGGGGTAGGCCCATCTGACGCTTAGCTCAGGCATGTAGTGAAAGTTCATTCCATAGACACTGGTCAAGAATGTCAATGGGATGAATATCGTCGCAATGATCGTGAGCACACGCATAACCTCGTTGGTTTTTTGCGCCAACATCGAGAGATACGTGTTCATTAGACTTTGAATCAATTCGCGATAGGATTCGGTGACTTCGGTGACCTGCACGCAATGGTCGAGCGTATCGCGAAAATACACGCGCGACTGGTTGGTGATCATGGGATGCTCATCTCTTAAGATTTGCTGTACCGCTTCTCTTTGCGGCCAAAGTGTGCGCCGCAGTTGCAGTAAAACGTGTCGCTTATCGGTTAGCTGTTCGAGTGTCTTCGCAGTAGGTCGGAGCATGACGCGATCTTCGAGACGCTCCAGTTGGTCGCCGAGCGCCTCAAGCACCGGGTAGTATCCATCGATGACAGTGTCCAAAATGCCGTGTGCCAAATAATCGGGCCCAGCGCTGCGGATGAGTCCTGGCCCTTTGCGCAGCCGATTACGGACGGGATCGAGGATATCCCCATACCGCTCTTGAAATGTGAGTACATAGTTAGCGCCGATGACGATACTCACCTGTTCCACCTCGACAGTATCGGGCGAACGTATGCTGAGCATGCGGGTAATCAGCAAGTGGTGATGATCGTATGCTTCACTCTTGGGGCGCTGGGGCACACTGACAATGTCTTCAAGTACCAGTCGATGAAGGGAAAAGATGCTGCCTATGCGCCGCAAGACTTCTTCATCCCCTGTCCCCTGAACGTCGATCCATGCCT carries:
- the corA gene encoding magnesium/cobalt transporter CorA, with product MVLAKTIPPVGASPGTLSIAEGSPPPKVRAILYNETSVQEHQISDLDELASIPHQPLKAWIDVQGTGDEEVLRRIGSIFSLHRLVLEDIVSVPQRPKSEAYDHHHLLITRMLSIRSPDTVEVEQVSIVIGANYVLTFQERYGDILDPVRNRLRKGPGLIRSAGPDYLAHGILDTVIDGYYPVLEALGDQLERLEDRVMLRPTAKTLEQLTDKRHVLLQLRRTLWPQREAVQQILRDEHPMITNQSRVYFRDTLDHCVQVTEVTESYRELIQSLMNTYLSMLAQKTNEVMRVLTIIATIFIPLTFLTSVYGMNFHYMPELSVRWAYPLLLGLMAAVGIGMLVYFRRRGWLGSYKGDEDDEAD